AAGGGGGCAGCCGGGTGTGCCCGGTGTGCCGGCACACCTTCCGCATCGGCGAGCGGGTGTGGGTGGACCACGCGGTGGCCGGGAAGCCGGCCCGCGTCGTGCACGCGAGCCGGGAACTGCCGTGTCACGGCGAAACCGTCGAAGGCGGCACGGACGACCCGGAACTGGCCGCGCGGTTCTTCGCCGCCGTCGACGCGAGCAACCCGCTCAAGGGCGGTGTCCGGCTGAAGGCGGACTCGCCGCAGGTGGCCAAGCTCGTCCACCGCGTGAAGTGCGCCGGCTGCGGGCATTCCCTGCGGCCGCTGGAGGTCATCGTGTTCTGCCCCTGTGACCCGGAGAAACCGCGCTGCCGGCTGGCCGTGCACAACGACCGGGCCCGCGGCGTCAGCTGTTTCGACGAGTGGCTGACCGGCCGTCCGCTCGAGCACTGCCCGATGAGCTACCGCAAGAGGAAGCCGTGACGCGCTACCGACGGCACGCGGAGATTCCCGGCTGGCACCAGGACGCGCTCACCGAGGCGACGGCTGTCGTGATCGGCGTCGGCGCGCTCGGCACGGAGACCGCGCGGCTGCTGGCCCAGGCCGGTGTCGGCAGGCTCGTGCTGTGCGACCCGGACGACGTCGACGAGTCGAACCTCAGCCGGGGCGCGCTGTTCACGCCCGCCGACGTCGGCAGGCCCAAGGCCGAGGCCGCGGCGGCGGCGCTGACCGCGCTCGTGCCCGGCCTCCGGGCCGAGGCCCGGCACGCCGAGCTGTCGGCCGGGGTCGGCCTCGCCGAACTGCGGTCCGCCGACCTCGTCCTGAGCTGCCTGGACAGCATCGCGGCCCGGGTGAGCCTGACCCGGCGGTGCACCCTCGTCGGTGCCGGGCTGCTCGACGCGGGCACGCACCCGTGGGGCGGCGAGGTCCGCCACTACGTCCCGGGCGGCGCCTGCTTCGGGTGCGGCCTCACCCCGGCCGAGCGGGAGACCGCGGACGACCCGTGGAGCTGCGCGCGGCCGGTGGCGGCGGCGAGCCACGGCGCGTCGGCCCCGGTGTCCGCGCTGACCGCGGCCTGGCTCACGACCACGGCGTTGAGAGTCCTTTTCGGACTCCCGGAACCGGCCGGGATCACCCGGGTCGAACCGGTGTCCGGCACGGCGTACCGGCTGGCGGCCGAGCGCGACCCGGACTGCCCGCTGCACGAGCGGATCGCGCCGGGGTCGGTCAGCCGCACCCCGGTCGCCGCCGGCGGCCGGGTCGGCGAGCTGCTCGCCCTGGTGGCGGCCGACGAGATCGCGCTGGGCTGGAACCCGTTCGGCACTCCGCTGCCGACCACGATCCGCCTGCGGGACGCCGCCCCGGACGCCACCCTCGCGAGCCTGCGGGTCGCCCCGCGGGAGCTGATCCCCGTCGTCGTCCCGGGTGACCCGGCCCGGACGCGTTATCTGGAGCTGGCCGCCGAAGGAGAAGGAAACCGATGAAAGAACTGGCGGCGGCACTGGCGCAGTGCTTCCGGGACGAGCAGGGCGCCCGCTCGTTCCTGACCGAGATGGGCTACCCCGTCGACCGGCTCCAGCCGTTCGGCAGCGCGCGGCAGTTCTGGGCGGAGGTCGTCTCCGAGCTGGAGCTGGGCATCCTGGCCGACGGCATCCCGACGATCGTGGTCGCCGCCGCCGAGTGGTATCCCGGCCACGCGGTGCTCCAGGAGCTGGCGGCGAAGCAGGCCGCGGTCGACGAAGCCCGGGACGCCCCGGCAGGCCGCTCGGCGGAACCGCCGGTGGAGGAG
This window of the Amycolatopsis balhimycina FH 1894 genome carries:
- a CDS encoding ThiF family adenylyltransferase, which codes for MTRYRRHAEIPGWHQDALTEATAVVIGVGALGTETARLLAQAGVGRLVLCDPDDVDESNLSRGALFTPADVGRPKAEAAAAALTALVPGLRAEARHAELSAGVGLAELRSADLVLSCLDSIAARVSLTRRCTLVGAGLLDAGTHPWGGEVRHYVPGGACFGCGLTPAERETADDPWSCARPVAAASHGASAPVSALTAAWLTTTALRVLFGLPEPAGITRVEPVSGTAYRLAAERDPDCPLHERIAPGSVSRTPVAAGGRVGELLALVAADEIALGWNPFGTPLPTTIRLRDAAPDATLASLRVAPRELIPVVVPGDPARTRYLELAAEGEGNR